ttgttATTGAAAGGCacacagagttatcccataaagaTCTCACAttgtgtaacatgtacacaagagaaactcattaggcttgaTTGTCCTCCTAAGCATCAAgaaattatagtatgttcatgagggggagagaggataaaccctaaatccatgaCCACACTACAAATTCGTGTACCATGGTCTATGACCATGCTATAAACGGCTTGGCCGTCCATGCCATTACCTATAAGGTTCGGACATCCATCCTAAAGCTTAGGGACATCatgaatttacatgtatataaagttaAGATGCATTaagccatataagtgagcatagatatttcCATCTCACATTtaatacgggtcataaaaccagacatacaccatcttaagagactttgaataaaccaccacatacatatgtgccgtctaagatggaacctcagaagaggattgggaatatatgttggataaaaGAATGACTTTCTCCCACGAGTCTTAAAgagaccttgagccaaatatgggtgatcagatTGTGGCCAGGTACACGAATTGCATGACcaatgaatccgactatccaacattagaaGGAGAAAGTTATAAGCTGGTACAAAGAAAAGAATGATAAAGAGAAATAGtatggtatcaaccatcattgtcttggcaaagatcctcggactagagaaTATGATTATAGACGtccaaacaaagaaaataaaagattatacaaagctagctaatcgagatgccagacactgacccgaaaagaaaagaaaagaatgactaagtcataaccaACTTATCACCAAACGATTTTGATGTCCTagaaagagacacagtcaagttgttacagagtctatacacttttgtattcaaaatcaagttttgagtcattttttgaattttctttcaaattagtAACTGAAATTATcgagaacatgacaaataaacaaatttatctaaaatcatggaaaatgtgacaaataagcaaaattatctaaaatcatagagaagatataaaataatcaaattgaaatctcaaataatagtatagataaacaTGTCGtaattttgattcatttttgTAATCAATGGCTTAAGGTTTTCCCTTTTTAGCGTTTAGGCCTAAACCATTTATAAAAACAAGGACCTCAGTGGATAACTAAcgttaaaatatctttttgtgAAGTCTAGTTAGCAAACATTTTAACCATTCGTTTCTGCACAGTTACCGCACATCTGTAATCAGTTTTGTTTAGTAATTAATGGATAAAAATACTGACCACTATCATTATGTTGACACTgattccatataaatatatactatagcTTTGGACCTAGCTAGAATTGATTCTCTTTCTGTATTTGTGAGTTTGTTAGGGCATCCACATTAGAAACTATcatcaaataaagaaaaataaaaaagtgaaagAAGAAAAGTTTGCAAATGAAAACTTATAAGAATCCCATAAGAGATCACcgagaaatcttttttttttttttggcaacaaacgactattctattactcaaacttgagatgGTCtaggtaaccagaccggaataaaGCAACCAATAAAGCAAATAGATCTATGAATAGAACGAGCATTCCTAGCTAGAGAATCATCAATTTCATTTTGTGTCCTTGGgaagtagctgatcttgaaaTCCGGAAAACACATCTGGAGAATTTGAATGATttccagctcagttgagaagtttggccaagcttgtgggtccgttatcattgcaatcaggtccttgcaatctGTCTTAAATCTCTGACAGGTCGAATGTTgtagcatgctctccattgcccatcttAGCGCTTCCAGTTCCGAGTGTAATGTTGTTCACGCCTCCTTAAGTTTCGTGTCTCCATAAGTTGGACATTTTCCATgctatccttccaaacccatccaaTTCCACTGAATTGATCtgtggaggtccatgaaccatccacgatacaaatatttcccaagcttaaggcttgtgtttcttcaacaATTTGTGCTTGTGGAGGAGTAGGTATAGTACCCTTAGCGTTAGGGATATGAGTTTCGATCTTTTTGACTGGGGAGAAATAAGTTTTAATACTTATAATATGTGGAAAACTAGATCGAGGTTGAAAGATTGTGGGGAACTGTTACTATATGATACTTCTGGTGTGAAAATATGTCGTTTacccaaaataaatttttgaatagtTTCGAAATGAATTTtcagatttcaaaataaaatttgaaaacaaaatatttgaaacaaactttttatttatttatgatcttttgagagaattgtccttATATTTAGTAAAAAGGGAAAATAACCCTAAAAGTTAAACGACCTATTTCCACACCAGAAGAATTTTTCTATACTTCCCTAAATCTTCACTTGATGCCACGCCGACTCTCCTTTCGTCATAAGTCCCTCTGATTTTGCACGTAGGAGATCGAGACACAGCCCAAGGGCTATGGAGAAAGATGTAGATCGATCGCCTTTAGATAGACAACTACATAGAGGGTCTTTACAAGTCTATATATTCTTTGATTTCGTTCCCCCCCCCGTAAGATCAATATCACAACTAATGAGGTCTTAAAGTTTCACATCTAAGTAATACCCGATCCGATAGTTTAcaatatagatagatatttatctatttaacAACAACATTCTAAATATAGTAACAGTTCCACAAAATCTCTCAACTTCGACCTAGTTCCACATTTTATAAGTATTAAAACTTATTTCTCCCCAGTCAGAAAGATCGAAACTCATATCACAATAAATGAAGGTTTGACTTGGTTTAAATGGTTTGAACGTAAACTGATATCAAGTTAGTATGTTTTGGACTCAATTTAAAACACGCCCAACCTGAGATCCAAATACAAACCCGACACAACTTCCCAATCAGActttggtaaatttttaaaatcagatTGTATCGATTCAATTAGGTTAGCCATTggttaagtttcaaatttttgaatagTAAACCGATCTTAATCGGATTGTGTGGATTTTAGTTCATACTTAATACATTATGGAGATACGGGTTTTGATCTTTTGGATTGGGGAGAAATAGGTTTTAATACTTCTAATATGTGGAATTAGGTCGATGATGAAAGATTGTATGGAACTTTTACTATATGATACTTCTGGTGTGGAAATAGGTCGTTTACCCTTAAATTTTTGAATGATACATAtttgaattcaattttttttttcaaattttgtttctcaaaattttattctaaaatccaaaaattcattttgaaaccatttaaaaaaatatattttaaatttttattatttatttacttattaaggATTGTTCTAgagatttatcaaaatatatttactattttaaagtTAAGTGAATTATGTTAAAGtatgttatttgtttaattagAGGGTTAatttcgtatttaaaaaaaaacaaaagtatatttaGACAAGCTTATAGACTCAAAGGTATAAAGGGACAAATTCATTTCCAATATGGCCTAGTTAGccaatttttccaaaaatatttccatttatctccaTTATCTATGAATTGAAAAGAAATGTGCAACTATTGGCAACATACCAAAATTGTACAACTACGAACATACTGAAATTCCGGAAACTCTTAGAAGACCCTTTTTACGTACTTATTTTTGTTAACGTAATattgtaattatattataatccAATATCAGTCATCTTATATAAATCGCAATTTGGCACGTTCATATCATCACGATGATGATAATGAGAACATTAATTATCATAAAGGGGAAAAAATATCTTAGAGATCCCTTTCGGTACCACTATATAAAGAGGACAACACTCAATAGTTTTAACGTACTTCATCATTTCCTCACAAAACCAAACCTTAAACCTCAAGATGGGGTTTCTTCACAATCAATATCTCTCCTTTGTGATACTTCTCCTTTTTGGTTTCCTCGCCATCTCTTACGCTTGTGAATGTAGTGACCCTCCAAAACCATCGCCTCCACCACCGTACACTCCATGCCCTCCCACCGCGAAGCCACCGCCACCACCAACCccatctcctccaccaccgtaCGTCAAACCACCGCCACCTCCAACCCCTTCGCCCCCACCACCGTACGTCAAGCCACCACCCCCACCAACCCCATCGCCCCCACCACCGTACGTCAAGCCACCACCCCCACCAACCCCATCGCCCCCACCACCGTACGTCAAGCCACCACCCCCACCAACCCCATCGCCCCCACCACCGTACGTCAAGCCACCACCCCCACCAACCCCATCGCCCCCACCACCGTACGTCAAGCCACCACCCCCACCAACCCCATCGCCCCCACCACCGTACGTCAAGCCACCACCCCCACCAACCCCATCGCCCCCACCACCGTACGTCAAGCCACCACCCCCACCAACCCCATCGCCCCCACCACCGTACGTCAAGCCACCACCCCCACCAACCCCATCGCCCCCACCACCGTACGTCAAGCCACCACCCCCACCAACCCCATCGCCCCCACCACCGTACGTCAAGCCACCACCCCCACCAACCCCATCGCCCCCACCACCGTACGTCAAGCCACCACCCCCACCAACCCCATCGCCCCCACCACCGTACGTcaagccaccaccaccaccaactcCATCGCCCCCACCACCATACGTCAAGCCACCGCCACCGCCAACCccatctcctccaccaccacacATCCAGCCACCGCCACCACCAACTCCATCGCCCCCACCACCATACGTCAAGCCACCGCCACCGCCAACCCCATCTCCTCCACCGCCACCAACCCCATGTCCTCCTCCACCTCCAGCACCAACACCTAAGCCTAAGACTTGCTCAATCAACGTGCTTAAGCTAAGCGCATGTGTGGACGTGCTTGGCGGTTTGATTCACATTGGACTAGGGAAAGGCTATGCCAAGACGAAATGTTGCCCGGTTCTTGACGGTTTAGTGGGTCTTGACGCAGCGGTTTGTCTTTGTAGCAGCATTAGAGCCAAGCTTCTCAATATTGACCTGCTTATTCCCATTGCTCTTGAGCTTCTTATCGACTGTGGTAAGACTCCACCTCGTAACTTCAAGTGTCCTGCTCCACAGCAAAGGAATCCTCTCTTGGGTTGATCTCCTTGTGTTTCATTTGATTCAGTGAAAAGTATTTACGTTCTCAAGATTTATGTTCTTTTTAACGTTTTCTGATTCCTAAATCAATAGCCAAAAAGGACCAAATTTTATTACTTCTCTAAATCAAAAAGCAACTTTTATGTTATTGTAAGGTTATTGTATGTTGAAACAATgtcatgaaatttaaaattttaagggGATTTTTTAGCACCACTTAGTTtcattatttaaattgtttgcatataaacaaaaaagagaattAAAACCATCTTCTTTGATATAAATCATAACATAGAACAAcaacacaaataaaaacaaatagatgaGAAAATGACATAATTCAAAACAAAGGCTTGAATGCGTTACAGAATCTTCATGACAAAGTCGGACAGCCGAAGATTAGTCAAGAATTGTGAAGTTGAAATCCAACCCTCAcctatgaaaaaaaagaagtaacactacaagaaaacagtggtattctgacgga
This window of the Brassica oleracea var. oleracea cultivar TO1000 unplaced genomic scaffold, BOL UnpScaffold01083, whole genome shotgun sequence genome carries:
- the LOC106320829 gene encoding 36.4 kDa proline-rich protein-like; its protein translation is MGFLHNQYLSFVILLLFGFLAISYACECSDPPKPSPPPPYTPCPPTAKPPPPPTPSPPPPYVKPPPPPTPSPPPPYVKPPPPPTPSPPPPYVKPPPPPTPSPPPPYPPPPPTPSPPPPHIQPPPPPTPSPPPPYVKPPPPPTPSPPPPPTPCPPPPPAPTPKPKTCSINVLKLSACVDVLGGLIHIGLGKGYAKTKCCPVLDGLVGLDAAVCLCSSIRAKLLNIDLLIPIALELLIDCGKTPPRNFKCPAPQQRNPLLG